The Corynebacterium poyangense genome includes a window with the following:
- a CDS encoding ABC transporter permease, giving the protein MSADSQPSFSPSAFPQGTFRPNPKRASIGTMLRAQGWIETKLFVRHSEQQILSLVIPLGLLVVMSRLPIIGDPHPLEQLVPMILAVAATSSGFTGPAISLAFDRRYGALKRTGASGVPSWVIIVGKIIAVIVMSLLQVLIISAVAFWLSWRPSVWGLGLSFPILILGVAAFTAMGLLMGGTLSSELVLGLANLIWVLLLGAAGFVLVNLGLSNAGWWNIIPSVALASGVDLALLGRLPITQMIILLVWAIIAIGAAQRWFKFSS; this is encoded by the coding sequence ATGTCCGCTGATTCGCAACCGTCCTTCTCCCCTTCCGCATTCCCGCAAGGAACATTCCGACCCAACCCGAAACGAGCCAGCATCGGCACGATGTTGCGAGCCCAGGGATGGATTGAAACTAAACTCTTCGTCCGGCACAGTGAACAGCAGATTTTAAGTCTTGTTATTCCGCTGGGCCTCCTAGTAGTCATGTCTCGGCTGCCAATTATTGGTGATCCCCACCCGCTAGAACAATTAGTGCCCATGATCCTGGCTGTGGCCGCCACCAGCTCTGGATTTACTGGACCCGCAATCTCCTTAGCTTTTGATCGACGATACGGCGCGCTCAAAAGAACTGGTGCCTCTGGTGTACCGTCCTGGGTCATCATCGTCGGCAAAATCATTGCTGTCATAGTCATGAGTCTTCTTCAAGTCCTCATCATTTCTGCGGTGGCTTTCTGGCTTAGCTGGCGTCCCAGCGTGTGGGGACTAGGTCTTAGCTTTCCCATTCTCATCCTCGGAGTGGCAGCTTTTACCGCCATGGGTCTATTAATGGGTGGAACCTTAAGCTCAGAATTAGTCCTTGGGCTCGCTAATTTAATATGGGTCCTTCTCTTAGGCGCAGCTGGATTTGTCTTAGTCAATCTGGGGTTATCCAACGCCGGCTGGTGGAATATCATTCCCTCAGTCGCACTAGCCAGCGGCGTTGACCTTGCTCTTTTAGGACGCCTTCCGATCACCCAGATGATCATCTTGCTGGTATGGGCAATCATCGCTATTGGCGCTGCTCAGCGCTGGTTTAAATTCAGCAGCTAG
- a CDS encoding COX15/CtaA family protein, whose amino-acid sequence MTSTRPDSVSPKKRRAIPTIHTQRILALILLICQAGITFTGAIVRVTASGLGCPTWPECQPGSLVPVAGTTPALHQAIEFGNRLLTFVLVAACVAVLITLIKAKRRLELLILGWISIGGIILQAVIGGISVHLQLRWWSVAIHFLPSMALVWVAALLFVRLKQPDDGIPERTFPGAIRALALISAVALSIVLITGTMVTGAGVHSGDDQIGMSGRLAVDIDMMAHIHAYCMYTYLFLTIIMVFLLHRYKAPTESKIISYWLIGMIVLQAAIGIMQYNLQVPRWSVPIHVLMSSVVVIFSAFLYASGYRVAGGIATRTGSPEAERIH is encoded by the coding sequence ATTACTTCCACCCGACCAGATTCTGTTTCCCCTAAAAAGCGTAGGGCTATACCTACAATTCACACCCAGCGAATTCTTGCTCTAATTTTGCTTATTTGCCAGGCGGGCATCACCTTCACCGGTGCTATCGTTCGCGTCACTGCTTCTGGTTTGGGCTGCCCCACCTGGCCTGAGTGCCAACCCGGCTCCTTAGTTCCCGTTGCCGGCACCACACCTGCTCTCCATCAGGCCATAGAGTTTGGCAACCGGTTACTGACCTTTGTTCTGGTGGCTGCCTGCGTTGCCGTACTCATCACCCTCATCAAGGCTAAGCGACGCTTAGAACTTCTCATCCTAGGCTGGATTTCTATTGGCGGTATCATCCTCCAGGCCGTCATCGGCGGGATCTCCGTGCACCTCCAACTTCGCTGGTGGTCAGTGGCCATCCACTTCCTACCGTCCATGGCGTTGGTGTGGGTAGCCGCCCTCCTCTTTGTTCGACTCAAACAACCCGATGATGGCATCCCCGAACGCACCTTCCCCGGCGCAATTCGTGCCCTGGCCTTAATTTCTGCAGTTGCCCTAAGCATCGTCCTCATTACCGGCACGATGGTCACTGGCGCCGGCGTTCATTCCGGTGATGACCAGATCGGCATGAGCGGTCGCCTTGCGGTTGACATCGATATGATGGCCCATATCCACGCCTACTGCATGTACACCTATTTATTCCTGACAATCATCATGGTGTTTCTGCTGCACCGCTACAAAGCGCCCACCGAATCCAAGATCATAAGCTATTGGCTAATAGGCATGATTGTTCTCCAGGCTGCAATCGGAATCATGCAGTATAACCTGCAAGTTCCTCGTTGGTCAGTGCCTATTCACGTCCTCATGAGCTCTGTGGTGGTTATTTTCTCTGCATTTCTTTATGCCTCCGGTTATCGGGTCGCGGGAGGAATCGCTACCCGCACGGGATCACCCGAAGCTGAGCGAATTCACTAG
- a CDS encoding quinone oxidoreductase family protein produces MKAIQISKTGGPEVLTFTDNVPAPSPTENNVLIEVLVAGVNYIDTYFREGIYPTSLPFIPGKEGVGRVVADPSGSIAEGTLVAWCGPLGSYAQYASVPKDKLVAVPEGTDLHVAASMLLQGITAHYLCYGVKDLQPGDSCLITAGAGGVGLILTQMAKAKGATVISLVSTDYKAELARQAGADEVIFYDDKFAQSVRKLNGGQGVDIVYDGVGKATFDESLACIRPRGIMCLFGAASGPVEPIDPQILNTHGSLFLTRPSLDGWTSQPDEFRMRAQAVTQLVSDGTVKIRIGAVYPLAEAEQAHRDLQARKTTGSVVLEVPREEENC; encoded by the coding sequence ATGAAAGCAATCCAGATCTCTAAGACCGGAGGACCAGAAGTCCTCACCTTCACTGACAATGTCCCTGCCCCCAGCCCGACTGAGAATAATGTTCTCATTGAAGTCCTCGTGGCGGGGGTTAATTATATTGACACCTATTTCCGGGAAGGGATTTATCCCACATCTCTTCCGTTTATTCCAGGTAAGGAAGGCGTCGGGCGGGTTGTGGCTGACCCCTCCGGTTCCATTGCCGAGGGAACTCTAGTTGCCTGGTGTGGCCCATTGGGTTCCTATGCTCAATATGCGTCGGTCCCGAAAGACAAGTTGGTGGCAGTTCCAGAGGGAACTGATCTTCATGTAGCCGCTTCAATGTTGCTTCAAGGAATCACCGCCCATTACCTATGCTACGGGGTAAAAGACCTTCAGCCAGGAGATTCTTGCCTCATTACTGCAGGTGCTGGCGGAGTTGGTCTGATCTTGACCCAGATGGCCAAGGCAAAAGGAGCAACGGTTATCTCCCTAGTTTCCACTGACTATAAAGCGGAGCTCGCGCGCCAAGCCGGAGCCGATGAGGTGATCTTCTATGACGACAAGTTCGCCCAGTCAGTCCGAAAACTCAACGGCGGACAGGGGGTTGACATCGTCTATGACGGAGTTGGCAAAGCCACCTTTGATGAATCCTTAGCGTGCATTCGCCCACGGGGAATAATGTGTCTTTTTGGAGCCGCATCCGGGCCAGTTGAGCCAATTGATCCCCAAATTCTCAACACCCACGGTTCGCTTTTCCTGACTCGCCCCTCCCTTGATGGTTGGACCAGTCAGCCAGACGAGTTTCGGATGAGAGCTCAAGCAGTAACTCAATTAGTGTCCGACGGTACTGTGAAGATTCGCATCGGCGCGGTTTACCCCCTTGCTGAAGCAGAACAAGCTCACCGGGATTTGCAGGCTCGCAAAACTACTGGCTCGGTGGTGTTAGAGGTTCCACGCGAGGAAGAGAATTGCTAA